A region of Ursus arctos isolate Adak ecotype North America unplaced genomic scaffold, UrsArc2.0 scaffold_31, whole genome shotgun sequence DNA encodes the following proteins:
- the LOC113248853 gene encoding olfactory receptor 2W1, producing the protein MDQNNCTSLHGFVLLGFSDHPKLEMVLSGVVTIFYFITWVGNTAIILASLLDPHLHTPIYFFLRNLSFLDLCFTTSVVPQMLVNLWGPDKTISYEGCVTQLYVYMWLGSTECLLLGVMCYDRFTAICKPLHYFVIMNPHLCLRMVITVWSISLANSVILCTLTLNLPRCGNNLVDHFLCELPAMVKIACIDTTRVEMSVFALGIVIVLTPLSLILISYGYIAKAVLRIKSNAGRQKAINTCGSHLTVVSIFYGTIIYMYLQPGNSASQDQGKFLTVFYTIITPSLNPLVYTLRNKDMKNALRKLVRLDHESTKLKRSQVS; encoded by the coding sequence ATGGACCAAAACAATTGCACTTCTCTACACGGTTTTGTTCTGCTTGGTTTCTCTGACCATCCCAAACTGGAGATGGTCCTCTCAGGAGTTGTCACTATCTTCTACTTCATTACCTGGGTGGGTAACACAGCCATCATCCTTGCATCTctcctggatccccatctccacacgccaatatattttttcctcaggAATTTATCTTTCCTGGATCTCTGCTTCACAACTAGCGTCGTCCCTCAAATGCTGGTTAACTTGTGGGGACCTGACAAGACCATCAGTTATGAGGGCTGTGTCACTCAACTCTACGTTTATATGTGGTTGGGGTCCACTGAGTGCCTCCTCCTAGGTGTTATGTGCTATGATCGTTTCACAGCTATCTGTAAGCCCTTGCATTACTTCGTCATCATGAACCCCCATCTCTGTCTCAGGATGGTAATCACAGTCTGGAGCATTAGTTTGGCCAACTCTGTGATATTATGTACACTCACCCTGAATTTGCCTCGATGTGGAAACAACCTCGTGGACCATTTCTTGTGCGAGTTGCCAGCTATGGTCAAAATAGCTTGTATAGACACCACAAGAGTTGAAatgtctgtttttgctttaggCATCGTCATTGTCCTTACGCCCCTCAGCCTTATTCTTATATCCTATGGCTACATCGCCAAAGCTGTGCTGAGAATAAAGTCAAACGCAGGCCGACAAAAAGCAATTAATACCTGCGGATCCCATCTCACTGTTGTGTCCATATTCTATGGAACTATTATCTACATGTACCTACAACCAGGTAACAGTGCCTCTCAAGACCAGGGCAAGTTCCTCACGGTCTTTTACACAATCATCACTCCAAGTCTCAACCCTCTTGTTTATACCCTACGGAATAAGGACATGAAGAATGCACTGAGGAAGCTGGTGAGACTTGACCACGAATCTACAAAATTGAAGAGGAGCCAGGTGTCATAG